A single region of the Roseivivax sp. THAF197b genome encodes:
- a CDS encoding Crp/Fnr family transcriptional regulator — MQTGRVHLERVGPDGERFIIHRAQAGTSFAEASVFSEVYHCDAVIVEAGALIRIDKASVLAAFADPAFARAYGRQAAQQIQAQRQMLEIVGIRRAEDRVMAGLIAGLLEGSIVEFAARLQLSHEATYRALRKLVQDGRVMNPSRGIYHLHP, encoded by the coding sequence GTGCAAACCGGGCGCGTGCATCTCGAGCGGGTCGGTCCAGATGGCGAGCGGTTCATCATCCACCGTGCCCAAGCCGGAACAAGCTTTGCCGAAGCTTCGGTGTTTTCGGAGGTCTATCATTGCGACGCAGTCATTGTTGAGGCCGGGGCGCTGATCCGGATCGACAAGGCTTCCGTATTGGCCGCTTTTGCCGACCCGGCATTTGCCCGCGCCTATGGCCGTCAGGCGGCTCAACAGATACAGGCGCAGCGACAGATGCTGGAGATCGTCGGCATTCGGCGCGCAGAGGACCGGGTGATGGCAGGGTTGATCGCAGGCTTGCTCGAAGGCTCCATCGTCGAGTTTGCCGCTCGGTTACAATTGAGCCATGAGGCGACCTACAGGGCGCTGCGAAAGCTTGTGCAAGACGGACGGGTCATGAACCCGTCCCGCGGGATCTATCACCTGCACCCATGA
- a CDS encoding TVP38/TMEM64 family protein, protein MMMRILLIAVFLMGVVALAFPDVLGVDIRLPDRAEIDRWIEAAGLAGPIVIVALMTIAIVASPLPSAPIALAAGAAYGHTFGTLFVVLGAELGALAAFGLARGLGRPFVERHLGQKINTGLFGSQNTLTFLVFGSRLLPFLSFDMISYAAGLSKLHLWRFALATMAGIIPASFLLAHMGSQAMNGDARTATWTALALGGFTGLSVLFAATRKTGTQREES, encoded by the coding sequence ATGATGATGCGCATCCTTCTTATTGCGGTGTTCCTGATGGGAGTCGTCGCATTGGCCTTCCCGGACGTCCTTGGCGTTGACATTCGCCTGCCTGATCGCGCGGAAATTGACCGCTGGATCGAGGCGGCAGGTCTTGCCGGACCAATTGTTATCGTGGCGCTTATGACAATCGCTATCGTCGCAAGCCCCCTGCCCTCGGCGCCGATCGCACTCGCCGCCGGAGCGGCTTATGGGCACACGTTCGGGACACTCTTTGTCGTTCTTGGCGCGGAACTCGGTGCGCTTGCCGCTTTTGGTCTGGCCCGCGGTCTCGGTCGTCCCTTCGTTGAGCGTCATCTCGGTCAGAAGATTAACACAGGCCTGTTCGGATCGCAGAACACTCTGACCTTCTTGGTCTTCGGCAGTCGCCTGCTGCCGTTTCTGTCCTTCGATATGATCAGTTACGCCGCAGGTCTGAGCAAGCTGCATCTTTGGAGGTTCGCGCTGGCCACGATGGCCGGGATTATTCCAGCGAGTTTTTTGCTCGCTCACATGGGCAGCCAGGCGATGAACGGAGATGCCCGCACTGCCACATGGACCGCGCTTGCGCTCGGTGGCTTTACCGGCCTGTCGGTTCTCTTCGCCGCGACGCGAAAGACCGGTACACAACGGGAGGAGAGCTGA
- a CDS encoding DUF2783 domain-containing protein → MSRLVTTRKIAQPDDAYEMLLAAHEGLSRDESEALNARLILTLINHIGDPEVLREALEIASLKE, encoded by the coding sequence ATGAGCCGTCTTGTCACAACCCGCAAAATCGCACAGCCCGATGATGCCTACGAGATGCTGCTTGCCGCGCATGAAGGCCTGTCCCGCGATGAGAGCGAGGCGCTCAATGCGCGTCTGATCCTGACGCTGATCAACCATATCGGCGACCCGGAGGTGCTGCGCGAGGCGCTCGAGATCGCAAGCCTCAAGGAGTGA
- a CDS encoding DUF411 domain-containing protein, with product MMKRRTFLLAGAAATLPLRALANTEPVIKVLKTPTCGCCTAWVDHVRQAGFAVEAQDVDQDALYAFKDRLQIAPELAGCHTAVVGDYFIEGHVPAADITRLLAEQPMARGLTVPRMPMSSPGMGGPGAGDAFDTLLVGSDGATSVFASHS from the coding sequence ATGATGAAACGACGTACGTTCTTGCTGGCCGGAGCGGCTGCCACACTCCCCCTGCGAGCACTGGCCAACACGGAACCGGTCATTAAAGTCCTGAAAACCCCCACCTGCGGATGCTGCACCGCTTGGGTCGATCATGTCCGGCAAGCGGGCTTCGCGGTCGAGGCGCAGGACGTCGATCAGGATGCGCTTTATGCGTTCAAAGATCGGCTGCAAATTGCACCGGAACTTGCTGGATGTCACACGGCGGTCGTGGGCGACTATTTTATCGAGGGCCACGTGCCTGCCGCGGACATCACGCGGCTGCTAGCAGAGCAACCGATGGCGCGCGGTTTGACTGTCCCCCGCATGCCGATGAGTTCGCCCGGCATGGGCGGTCCCGGGGCCGGTGACGCTTTTGACACCTTGCTTGTTGGCTCCGACGGCGCGACCTCGGTCTTCGCGAGCCACAGCTGA
- a CDS encoding SDR family NAD(P)-dependent oxidoreductase produces MTFQNWTGQGAIVTGGASGLGAATAARLAEDGMKVALFDLNAEAGRAHAEKIGGHYVQVDVADAASVADGISEAEAHVGKLRVLVNCAGIAPAAKTVSRGAAHDPALFDKVIGVNLIGTFNCASQVAARMVAQDPLDPDGARGVIVNTASVAAYDGQIGQLAYAASKGGVVGMTLPMARDLADKGIRVCTIAPGLFLTPLMETLPEEVQTSLGAQVPFPSRLGKPEEYADMVSQITRNPMLNGEVIRLDGAIRMAPR; encoded by the coding sequence ATGACCTTTCAGAACTGGACCGGACAAGGGGCGATCGTCACGGGGGGCGCATCCGGGCTCGGGGCCGCGACGGCGGCCCGCTTGGCCGAGGACGGGATGAAGGTCGCGCTTTTCGATCTGAACGCGGAGGCCGGACGCGCCCATGCCGAGAAGATCGGGGGCCATTACGTGCAGGTCGATGTGGCGGATGCAGCCTCCGTGGCGGACGGGATTTCTGAGGCCGAGGCGCATGTCGGAAAGCTGCGCGTTCTGGTGAATTGCGCGGGCATCGCCCCTGCCGCCAAGACGGTCTCTCGCGGCGCGGCGCATGATCCGGCCCTTTTCGACAAGGTGATCGGCGTCAATCTGATCGGCACGTTCAATTGCGCAAGCCAGGTCGCGGCGCGCATGGTGGCGCAGGACCCTCTCGACCCGGATGGCGCGCGCGGTGTGATCGTCAACACGGCCTCCGTCGCCGCCTACGATGGCCAGATTGGACAGTTGGCCTATGCGGCCTCCAAGGGTGGGGTCGTGGGCATGACGCTGCCCATGGCGCGCGATCTCGCGGATAAGGGCATCCGGGTCTGCACCATCGCGCCGGGCCTCTTCCTGACGCCCCTGATGGAGACCCTGCCCGAGGAGGTGCAAACCTCCCTCGGCGCGCAGGTCCCCTTCCCGAGCCGCCTCGGCAAGCCCGAGGAATATGCGGATATGGTCAGCCAGATCACGCGCAATCCCATGCTGAACGGCGAGGTGATCCGCCTTGATGGGGCGATCCGGATGGCACCGCGATAG
- the petA gene encoding ubiquinol-cytochrome c reductase iron-sulfur subunit, with amino-acid sequence MMEASENTARRDFLYYATAGAGVVATGAALWPLVNQMNPSADVRALAQITVDISDLAPGTQLTVNWRGKPVFIRHRTEAEMAQARAQAVSDLPDSSARNPNLPDDALASDENRAIAGHEAYLVMIGVCTHLGCVPLGDGAGDFGGWFCPCHGSHYDAAGRIRKGPAPENLHIPDLSLSEEMVLTLG; translated from the coding sequence ATGATGGAAGCGTCAGAGAATACCGCCCGCAGGGATTTCCTGTATTACGCAACAGCCGGGGCAGGGGTCGTGGCAACAGGGGCTGCGCTCTGGCCACTGGTGAACCAGATGAACCCCTCCGCCGATGTCCGCGCCTTGGCACAGATCACTGTTGATATTTCCGATCTCGCGCCCGGAACGCAATTGACCGTCAACTGGCGCGGAAAACCTGTCTTTATCCGTCATCGAACGGAGGCAGAAATGGCTCAGGCTCGGGCACAGGCGGTCTCTGACCTGCCTGACAGCTCGGCGCGCAACCCAAATCTGCCCGACGATGCGCTGGCAAGCGATGAGAACCGGGCCATTGCGGGTCACGAGGCATATCTGGTCATGATCGGTGTCTGTACCCATCTGGGCTGTGTCCCTCTGGGGGATGGGGCGGGGGATTTCGGGGGTTGGTTCTGCCCCTGTCACGGTTCCCATTATGACGCGGCTGGGCGCATTCGCAAAGGCCCGGCACCTGAGAACCTGCATATTCCGGACTTGTCGCTCTCGGAGGAGATGGTGCTGACTTTGGGGTGA
- a CDS encoding cation diffusion facilitator family transporter, which yields MASHSHAGHMPSSGKALVISAWLTGVYFVIELAVGLWTGSIAVLSDAFHTLSAVGGVLVAITAQRIARRPADSTRSFGWYRAEIIGALVNGGFLLGMALLVIWMGAMRLGDPIHLATGPMLWVAFGGLVTEVVSLALMWQSSKDDLNARGALWHIIQTFVGSLLIIVTALVIEFTGFLAIDPILGMAFGVVLLWASVGVIKEAVHILMEGTPEGTDLDAVTADLIGQDGVLDVHHVHAWTLTSGKHAFSAHIRHQSPAEAADLLNRAYRRLTEQHGFHMVTLQLETECLDERHARDLDIVQIAAAKAAQEKTDVRDAHPHPSPNTEGP from the coding sequence ATGGCCAGTCATTCTCACGCCGGGCACATGCCGAGTTCCGGCAAGGCCCTTGTGATTTCGGCCTGGCTCACCGGCGTCTACTTCGTGATTGAACTGGCCGTCGGGCTCTGGACTGGCTCGATTGCCGTCCTGTCGGATGCGTTTCACACCCTGTCGGCGGTTGGCGGCGTTCTCGTGGCCATCACCGCGCAGCGGATTGCGCGCCGTCCAGCGGATTCGACGCGCAGTTTCGGATGGTACCGCGCCGAAATCATCGGGGCGCTGGTGAATGGCGGCTTTCTTCTCGGCATGGCGCTTCTGGTGATCTGGATGGGCGCGATGCGGCTCGGAGACCCGATCCACCTGGCCACAGGCCCCATGCTTTGGGTCGCCTTCGGGGGCCTGGTCACGGAAGTGGTCTCTCTGGCGCTGATGTGGCAATCGAGCAAGGACGATCTGAATGCCCGTGGCGCGCTCTGGCACATCATCCAGACCTTTGTCGGCAGCCTCCTGATCATCGTCACCGCCCTTGTGATCGAGTTCACCGGCTTTCTGGCGATTGACCCGATTCTCGGCATGGCGTTCGGGGTGGTTCTCCTCTGGGCCTCTGTGGGCGTAATCAAGGAAGCGGTCCACATTCTCATGGAAGGCACGCCCGAGGGAACGGATCTCGACGCTGTAACAGCGGACCTGATCGGGCAGGACGGGGTTCTGGATGTTCACCATGTGCATGCCTGGACGCTGACCAGCGGCAAACACGCGTTTTCCGCCCATATCCGCCATCAGTCACCCGCCGAGGCCGCGGATTTGCTGAACAGGGCCTATCGGCGGCTGACGGAACAGCATGGGTTTCACATGGTCACGCTGCAGCTCGAAACAGAGTGTCTCGACGAGCGCCACGCGCGGGATCTTGATATAGTCCAGATAGCGGCTGCAAAGGCTGCGCAAGAAAAGACTGATGTGCGAGATGCGCATCCGCACCCAAGCCCTAACACAGAAGGGCCGTAG
- a CDS encoding FAD-dependent oxidoreductase has protein sequence MLDDRYTLAHKLYPYARSADQDAGQAVHHPVIIIGGGPVGMAAALDLGLQGVPVLVLDDHEGVGEGSRAICFAKRTLEICDRLGCGAPMVEKGVVWNLGKVFHGDEKVFEFNLLPEGGHRMPAFINLQQPYFEKHLVERMRAAQAQGAPIEIRGKNRVEALDIRDDGARLDITTPEGGYTLTADWVLACDGAGSPTRKALGLGFEGQVFKDSFLIADVRMTAEFPTERWFWFDPPFRDAGASALLHKQPDDIWRIDFQIGWNADRETELQEDRIRARIDAMLGDGVEYELVWTSIYTFQCRRMSSFRRGRVLFVGDSAHQVSPFGARGCNGGIQDADNLCWKLAAVLQGRAPETLLETYDTERGAASDENIRNSTRSTDFITPKSEMSRVFRDAVLHLARRHDFARPFVNSGRLSQPCIYDGSVLNGEDALPGAPPHSRPGAPAPDAPLEGGFLLDRLGGAFTLLVLGCPPPEGVDMPILHIDAPGPDLSARYLGNAERGLYLIRPDQHVVARWAEADAAQIAAARDRALGKAAS, from the coding sequence ATGCTGGATGATCGCTACACGCTTGCGCACAAGCTTTACCCGTATGCCCGCAGCGCCGATCAGGACGCGGGCCAAGCGGTGCATCACCCCGTCATCATTATCGGCGGCGGGCCGGTGGGCATGGCGGCTGCGCTCGATCTGGGGCTGCAGGGCGTCCCGGTGCTGGTTCTCGACGACCACGAAGGCGTGGGCGAGGGCAGTCGGGCCATCTGCTTTGCCAAGCGTACGCTCGAGATCTGCGACCGGCTGGGCTGCGGCGCGCCCATGGTCGAGAAGGGCGTCGTCTGGAACCTCGGCAAGGTCTTTCACGGCGACGAGAAGGTGTTCGAGTTCAACCTCTTGCCCGAAGGCGGGCACCGCATGCCGGCCTTCATCAATCTCCAGCAGCCCTATTTCGAAAAACACCTCGTGGAGCGTATGCGCGCGGCGCAGGCGCAAGGCGCGCCCATTGAGATCCGTGGCAAGAACCGGGTCGAGGCGCTGGATATCCGCGATGACGGCGCGCGACTGGACATCACCACGCCCGAAGGCGGCTATACCCTGACCGCCGATTGGGTGCTGGCCTGCGACGGGGCGGGATCGCCCACCCGCAAGGCGTTGGGGCTGGGCTTCGAGGGGCAGGTTTTCAAGGACAGCTTTCTCATCGCCGATGTGCGGATGACAGCCGAATTCCCGACGGAGCGCTGGTTCTGGTTCGACCCGCCGTTCCGCGATGCCGGCGCCTCGGCGCTTTTGCACAAACAGCCCGACGATATCTGGCGGATCGACTTCCAGATCGGCTGGAATGCAGACCGCGAAACCGAATTGCAGGAAGACCGCATCCGCGCCCGGATCGACGCGATGCTGGGCGATGGTGTCGAATATGAGCTGGTCTGGACCTCGATCTACACCTTCCAATGCCGGCGCATGTCGTCTTTCCGACGGGGGCGCGTGCTGTTCGTGGGCGACAGCGCGCATCAAGTGTCGCCTTTCGGCGCGCGCGGCTGCAACGGCGGCATTCAGGATGCCGACAACCTGTGCTGGAAGCTTGCGGCGGTGCTGCAGGGCCGCGCGCCCGAAACGCTTCTTGAGACGTACGATACCGAACGCGGCGCGGCCTCGGACGAGAATATCCGCAACTCCACGCGGTCCACGGATTTCATCACGCCCAAATCGGAGATGAGCCGCGTGTTCCGCGATGCCGTGCTGCACCTGGCCCGCCGGCATGATTTCGCGCGGCCCTTCGTCAATTCGGGGCGGTTGTCGCAACCCTGCATCTATGATGGCTCTGTCCTTAACGGAGAGGATGCGCTGCCGGGGGCCCCGCCGCACTCGCGCCCCGGGGCGCCGGCACCGGACGCCCCGCTGGAGGGGGGATTCCTTCTCGACCGGCTGGGTGGCGCGTTCACGTTGCTGGTGCTTGGATGCCCGCCGCCCGAAGGTGTGGACATGCCGATACTGCACATCGACGCGCCGGGGCCCGACCTGTCTGCACGGTATCTGGGGAATGCCGAACGCGGCCTGTACCTGATCCGGCCCGATCAGCACGTCGTCGCCCGCTGGGCCGAGGCGGATGCCGCGCAGATCGCGGCCGCACGGGATCGGGCCTTGGGAAAGGCCGCCTCATGA
- a CDS encoding MBL fold metallo-hydrolase — translation MSKSFASAGDMAEKTISFTEVGDGLWAFTAEGDPNSGVIIGDDSVMIIEAQATPRLAEKVIEKVRSVTDKPISHLVLTHYHAVRVLGASAYNAREIIMSGTARAMVAERGQEDWDSEFDRFPRLFQGHESIPGLTWPTITFSDSMSIYLGKRRVDLMKLGRAHTAGDIVVHVPDANVMFTGDIVEYRSACYCGDGHYRDWPTTLERIRAFDLDAIAPGRGDALMGRDMVNAALDSTADFVTSTYDAVRRVAARGGTLQEAMAEVRAACDPKFGDYAIYEHCLPFNVARAFDEAMGIDTPRIWTAERDKEMWAALQK, via the coding sequence ATGAGCAAGTCCTTCGCATCCGCAGGCGACATGGCGGAAAAGACGATCAGCTTCACGGAAGTGGGCGATGGCCTCTGGGCCTTCACCGCCGAGGGCGATCCCAATTCCGGCGTCATCATCGGCGATGACAGCGTGATGATCATCGAAGCGCAGGCCACGCCGCGCCTTGCGGAAAAGGTGATCGAAAAGGTCCGCAGCGTGACCGACAAGCCGATCAGCCACCTGGTTCTCACGCATTACCACGCCGTGCGGGTCCTCGGCGCTTCGGCCTACAACGCGCGCGAGATCATCATGTCGGGCACCGCCCGCGCCATGGTCGCCGAACGCGGGCAGGAGGATTGGGACAGCGAGTTCGACCGCTTCCCGCGCCTCTTCCAGGGCCATGAAAGCATCCCGGGCCTGACATGGCCCACCATCACCTTCAGCGACAGCATGTCGATCTATCTGGGCAAGCGCCGCGTGGACCTGATGAAACTGGGGCGCGCGCATACGGCAGGCGACATCGTCGTGCATGTGCCCGATGCGAACGTGATGTTCACCGGCGATATCGTGGAATACCGCTCAGCCTGCTATTGCGGCGATGGGCATTACCGCGACTGGCCCACGACGCTTGAGCGGATCCGGGCCTTCGATCTCGACGCCATCGCGCCGGGCCGGGGGGATGCGCTGATGGGGCGCGACATGGTCAATGCCGCCCTCGACAGCACTGCGGATTTCGTCACCTCGACCTATGACGCCGTGCGCCGCGTCGCCGCGCGGGGCGGCACATTGCAAGAGGCCATGGCCGAGGTCCGGGCCGCCTGCGATCCCAAATTCGGCGATTACGCCATCTATGAGCATTGCCTGCCCTTCAACGTCGCCCGCGCCTTTGACGAGGCGATGGGCATCGACACGCCGCGCATCTGGACCGCAGAGCGCGACAAGGAGATGTGGGCCGCTTTGCAGAAATAG
- the fahA gene encoding fumarylacetoacetase codes for MTGLKRSWVASANTAETDFPLNNLPYGVFSTNTLGARCGVAIGDQVLDMARAEEAGLTGTQDLLQEAAWNPVMAAGPSVWSALRARLMELLKEGAEEREKLEPLLMPIADAQLHMPFRVAEYTDFYAGKQHAQNVGTMFRGPENALPPNWLHIPIGYIGRASTVVVSGTDIRRPVGQTKAKDAEAPGFGPSQRLDIELEMGAIVGTPSQMGQPVTVAEAREMIFGYVLLNDWSARDLQAWEYQPLGPFQAKAFATSISPWIVTAEALAPFAAPTPPRDLPLLPYLQEDAPGLYDVALGVEMNGHVISRTNMRELYYSSAQQLAHHASSGCAMRTGDLLGSGTISGQAPDSYGSLLEMSWGGQTPIRVGDETRSFIEDGDILTLTGHARGDGYRVGFGACSGRILPAPDFPKETI; via the coding sequence ATGACGGGGTTGAAACGCAGTTGGGTTGCCAGTGCCAACACCGCTGAGACGGACTTTCCGCTCAATAACCTGCCCTATGGGGTGTTTTCGACGAATACGCTTGGGGCGCGCTGCGGGGTGGCGATTGGCGATCAGGTACTTGATATGGCGCGGGCAGAAGAGGCGGGCCTGACCGGCACGCAGGATCTTTTGCAGGAGGCGGCCTGGAATCCGGTCATGGCCGCGGGGCCGTCGGTCTGGAGCGCGCTTCGCGCACGGCTCATGGAATTGCTGAAGGAAGGTGCCGAGGAGCGGGAAAAGCTGGAGCCCCTCCTCATGCCCATCGCCGATGCGCAACTGCATATGCCGTTCCGGGTCGCGGAATACACTGATTTCTACGCGGGCAAACAGCATGCGCAGAACGTGGGCACGATGTTCCGGGGCCCGGAAAATGCGCTGCCGCCCAACTGGCTGCACATCCCAATCGGCTATATTGGCCGGGCGTCGACCGTCGTGGTCTCGGGCACCGATATCCGCCGTCCCGTGGGCCAGACCAAGGCCAAGGACGCCGAGGCGCCGGGGTTCGGTCCGAGCCAGCGGCTCGATATCGAGCTGGAGATGGGCGCCATCGTCGGCACGCCCAGCCAGATGGGCCAGCCCGTCACCGTGGCTGAGGCGCGAGAGATGATCTTTGGCTACGTGCTGCTGAACGATTGGTCGGCGCGGGACCTGCAAGCCTGGGAATACCAGCCGCTGGGGCCGTTTCAGGCCAAGGCCTTCGCCACCTCGATCAGCCCATGGATCGTGACGGCAGAGGCGCTCGCGCCCTTCGCGGCGCCCACGCCGCCCCGCGACCTGCCGCTTCTGCCCTACCTGCAGGAGGATGCGCCGGGCCTTTACGATGTCGCACTCGGCGTCGAGATGAACGGCCACGTCATCAGCCGCACCAACATGCGCGAATTGTACTATTCCTCCGCGCAGCAACTGGCGCATCACGCCTCTTCGGGCTGTGCCATGCGCACCGGCGATCTCCTGGGTTCGGGCACGATTTCCGGGCAGGCCCCCGACAGCTACGGCTCGCTTCTGGAGATGAGCTGGGGCGGTCAGACCCCCATCCGCGTGGGCGATGAGACCCGCAGCTTCATCGAGGATGGCGACATACTCACCCTCACGGGCCATGCACGAGGTGACGGCTACCGGGTGGGCTTCGGCGCCTGTTCGGGCCGCATCCTGCCAGCCCCCGATTTTCCAAAGGAGACCATATGA
- a CDS encoding sterol desaturase family protein, with translation MDIILAAEPEIRLTAFLSVLAAMALWELAAPRRRRDIPRVIRWSNNLALVVIDTAILRLSFPILAVGLAVLAEERGWGLFNIIEAPFGLAVILSMLLLDLAIYLQHVMFHAVPAPWRLHRMHHADLDFDATTGLRFHPIEILISMAIKLALVAALGPPAVAVLLFEIILNATALFNHANINLPRPVDRWLRWIVVTLDMHRVHHSVDPRETNSNYGFNLPWWDRLMGTYVAQPAKGHEGMTISIEQFRTTRDLWVDRMLIQPLRGPASGHALDTSTLTPTEQEQPLDSRKHSSRVSDNSKRNT, from the coding sequence ATGGACATAATACTAGCCGCAGAGCCGGAGATTCGTCTGACGGCGTTTTTGAGTGTGCTGGCCGCCATGGCGCTTTGGGAACTCGCCGCCCCGCGTCGGCGGCGTGACATTCCGCGTGTCATCCGTTGGTCGAACAACCTGGCACTTGTCGTGATCGATACGGCGATCCTCCGGTTGTCTTTCCCAATCCTGGCCGTCGGTCTGGCGGTCCTGGCCGAGGAGCGGGGCTGGGGCCTGTTCAACATTATCGAGGCTCCTTTCGGGTTGGCTGTGATCCTGTCCATGCTGCTGCTCGATCTGGCGATCTATCTGCAACATGTCATGTTCCACGCCGTCCCGGCCCCGTGGCGCCTGCACCGGATGCACCATGCGGATCTCGACTTCGACGCAACCACTGGATTACGCTTCCATCCGATTGAGATCCTCATCTCGATGGCGATCAAGCTCGCCCTGGTGGCAGCGCTTGGTCCGCCCGCCGTCGCGGTTTTGTTGTTCGAGATCATCCTCAACGCCACTGCCCTCTTCAACCATGCCAACATCAACCTGCCGAGACCGGTCGACCGGTGGCTCAGATGGATCGTCGTCACACTCGACATGCACCGCGTGCATCATTCTGTCGATCCGCGCGAAACCAACTCAAACTACGGCTTCAACCTGCCGTGGTGGGACCGCCTCATGGGTACTTACGTAGCCCAGCCCGCGAAGGGCCACGAGGGAATGACGATCAGTATCGAGCAGTTTCGCACGACGCGCGACCTCTGGGTCGACAGGATGTTGATCCAGCCCCTTCGCGGGCCAGCAAGCGGACACGCCCTGGATACATCCACCCTCACGCCGACAGAGCAGGAACAGCCTCTGGACTCTCGAAAACACAGTTCTAGGGTCTCGGATAACTCAAAAAGGAACACATGA
- the hmgA gene encoding homogentisate 1,2-dioxygenase → MVQGTSPLAAGQYMPGFGNDFETEALPGALPQGRNSPQKVNYGLYGEQLSGTAFTAPSHQNERTWCYRIRPSVRHQGRFQRIDLPYWKSAPHIPQDVTSLGQYRWDPVPQSAEETTWLTGMRTMTTAGDVNTQTGMASHIYLVTESMRDAYFYSADGELLVVPQEGRLRFATELGVIDVAPQEIALIPRGLVYRVEVLEGPCRGFVCENYGQKFELPGRGPIGANCMANRRDFKTPVAAFEDRDAPSTITVKWCGQFHRSEIGHSPLDVVAWHGNYAPCKYDLNDYCPVGAILFDHPDPSIYTVLTAPSGVEGTANIDFVLFRDRWNVAEDTFRPPWYHRNVMSELMGNIHGQYDAKPQGFVPGGMSLHNCMLPHGPDRDAFEGASNADLKPQKLENTMSFMFETRLPQHLTEFAAKEAPLQDDYVDCWDGLEKKFDGTPGVK, encoded by the coding sequence ATGGTACAGGGCACGTCGCCGCTCGCGGCCGGGCAATACATGCCGGGCTTCGGCAACGACTTCGAGACCGAAGCGCTGCCGGGCGCGCTGCCCCAGGGGCGGAACAGCCCGCAGAAGGTGAATTACGGCCTTTACGGCGAACAGCTTTCCGGCACGGCCTTCACAGCGCCCAGCCATCAGAACGAGCGCACCTGGTGCTACCGCATCCGCCCCAGCGTGCGCCATCAGGGCCGATTCCAGCGGATCGATCTGCCTTATTGGAAATCCGCGCCGCATATCCCGCAGGACGTGACCTCGCTTGGTCAATATCGCTGGGATCCGGTGCCGCAAAGCGCGGAGGAGACGACGTGGCTCACCGGCATGCGCACCATGACCACGGCGGGGGATGTGAACACGCAGACCGGCATGGCAAGCCATATCTACCTTGTCACGGAAAGCATGCGGGACGCCTATTTCTATTCCGCCGATGGCGAGCTCTTGGTCGTCCCGCAGGAAGGGCGGCTGCGGTTCGCGACTGAGCTCGGCGTGATCGACGTGGCCCCGCAGGAAATCGCGCTGATCCCGCGTGGGCTGGTCTACCGGGTCGAGGTATTGGAAGGGCCGTGCCGGGGCTTTGTCTGCGAAAACTACGGGCAGAAATTCGAGCTGCCGGGCAGGGGGCCCATCGGCGCCAATTGCATGGCCAACAGGCGTGATTTCAAGACGCCGGTCGCCGCGTTCGAGGATCGCGACGCGCCCTCGACGATCACGGTGAAATGGTGCGGGCAATTCCACCGCTCCGAGATCGGGCATAGCCCGCTCGACGTGGTCGCGTGGCACGGCAATTACGCGCCCTGCAAGTATGATCTGAATGATTACTGCCCCGTGGGCGCGATCCTGTTCGATCACCCCGACCCGTCGATCTACACCGTGCTGACCGCGCCATCGGGTGTGGAGGGCACCGCCAATATCGACTTCGTGCTGTTCCGCGACCGCTGGAATGTCGCGGAGGACACGTTCCGCCCGCCCTGGTACCACCGCAATGTCATGTCCGAGCTGATGGGCAATATCCACGGGCAATACGATGCCAAGCCGCAGGGCTTCGTGCCGGGCGGGATGAGCCTGCACAATTGCATGTTGCCCCATGGGCCGGACCGCGACGCCTTCGAGGGCGCATCGAACGCCGATCTCAAGCCGCAGAAGCTCGAGAACACGATGTCCTTCATGTTCGAGACGCGCTTACCCCAGCACCTGACGGAGTTCGCCGCCAAGGAGGCGCCCTTGCAGGACGATTACGTCGATTGCTGGGACGGGCTTGAGAAGAAGTTCGACGGCACGCCCGGGGTAAAATGA